ACGCCGCGACGGCGTTGCGAACCTGGCTCCACAATGTTTTGTCGGCGCAGTCCCCCGCGGCCATGGCCTCGGCGTTAAGAGGCATGGCCATGCGAGAGGATGCCACCTCGCTTTTGGCGGTAACGGACTTACCGGTTCTTTTCATAACCGGTGCGGAGGATGCCTTGATTTCACCGGAGCAAAGCCGGGCCATGCAGGCCATCACCAAACAGAGCCGGCTTGTAGTTATTGAAGAAGCTGGTCATTTGGCGAATCTTGAAAAGCCCGAGGAGTGGAATCAGGCGGTGATCGATTTTTTCAACCCCCCCACTGGCGAGGAAGGCAATAAAAGATGAATTCCAGAAGGCTTTGGTGTAACCTAAGCCCGAGAAAACAGGAGAAGGCAGGATGAGGTAGATGACGGCGTATACCGTGTATATGCTTCGCTGTGTAAATGGCAGCCTTTATACGGGCTACACGACTAATCTGGAGCGTCGCTACCAGGCGCATCTGGCAGGAAAATGCAAGTATACCCGCAGTTTTAAACCAGTCGAAATTGCTGCTCATTGGCAGGTCTTTGACAAGTCTGCCGCCTTAAAGCTTGAGCGATTTATTAAGACGCTGTCGCGCCGGGAAAAGGAAGCCTTGTTGACGTTGCCCAGTCTTTGTCCATTCATGACTAATGCCCCGGATAAACGGGAGGTTGAGGAAAGCTGATGAATCAAAAAGTGTTTGTAAACCGCATTTTGAATATGAAGAAAATCAAGTACATTGGTCTGGATATGGACCATACCTTGCTCCGCTACAACACCAAAAAGCTTGAAACGCTGGTTTACACATTGGTTGTGGAAAAATTAATCAGCCACAACAATTATCCTGCCGCTATCCGCACGTTTCAGTTTAATTTCGATGACGCCATTCGGGGTCTGGTGATTGACAGCAAAAATGGCAACCTGCTTAAACTGAGCCGGTATGCGGCCATTCGCCAGAGTTATCATGGCACCCGTCCCATCAGCTATGCGGAGCAGCAGGACATTTACCGCAGTATCTATGTGGATTTAAGCGATGCCAATTACAAAGCGATTGATACGTCCTTCTCGATTGCTTTTGCTGTGTTGTACAGCCAATTGGTTGATTACAAGGATGAATACCCCAGTCAATTGCCCAGTTATCATGACATTGCCATGGACGTGCTGAAATACGTCGACATGGCGCACGCCGACGGCAGCCTTAAAAAAGTGATCAGTGAGAACCTTGACGACTATGTCATCAAGGACAAGGAGGTGGTGGAAGGACTTCAATGGTACATTCGCCATGGGAAGAAGGTTTTTGTACTGACCAATTCCGATTATTTTTACACCAAACTAATGCTCGATTATGCCATTAATCCCTTTCTTGACGAGGGAAAAGACTGGACCAGTTTGTTTGAGTTTGTGATTACGCTGGCGAATAAACCCCGGTTTTTTTATGACAATCTGCGCTTTTTACACATTAATGCGAAAGACGGCAGCATGACCAATTTGAATGGGCCGATTGTCCCAGGCATTTATCAAGGCGGCTGTGCCAATAAATTCACGCATGATCTTAACTTGAAGGGCGATGAAATTCTCTACATCGGTGACCATATCTATGGGGATATTGTCCGTTTGAAAAAGGATTGTAACTGGCGTACGGCGTTGGTAGTCGAAGAATTGGGCGATGAAATTGAGGCTCAGGCGAAAGCCTTGCCGACCACGCTCAAAATCGGTGAAGCCATGAATGTTAAAAAAACGCTGGAGCAGCAGTATGTGGAACTCTGTACCCAACGCATCGATGAGCACTCCAAAGCGTTTGATGAAGACATTAATGAGTTACAGAAAAAATTAAACGCCATCGATGCGGAGCTGGCGAAACTTCTGCAGGAGCAGCATCAGTATTACAATCCGAAATGGGATCGGGTTTTCCGAGCCGGTGCTGAGGAAAGTTATTTTGCCTATCAGGTGGATCGTTTTGCCTGTATTTACATGGCGAAGTTGTCTGATTTGCTGGCGCATTCACCCATCACCTATTTCCGCGCCAATCGCAGACCTCTGGCACATGACATTGATTTTATCGCGGCAACCCCCACGGCCGATAAATACCCCCCGCGTTAGCGCAGAATTACCTGCTGTAATTCCTTAACGTGGACTTATCACCCTCTCCCGCATGGAGAGGGTGGCAAAGAGTAAGACGAAATGATGCCCATGGCTTTTTCGGAAGCTCAAAGCATGCGCTGCAGTCCTCAAAATAATTATTTTTTGATAATCAGTGGTATTTAATTCTTCCTTAATCTGTCTCTGTTATTTTAAATACCTAAAGGGTGTTGAGGGTATTTGTCATGGCGGGTTACACGGATTTAGGTAATGAGGCTACGGAACTGATATTAGGGAAAAAATTCTCTGATACACACGTTGCCGAGGGCAATGACCTGAATCAATCATTCCAGTATTGCATAGAAACAGTAGATAAAGACAACAAGCTTCTCGTTATTTTGACCCCTATTCAACACGATCTAGGCGGTGTACTGGCGGGCTTCCGAAAGCGTATTCCCGAGCTTCAAACCGGACAGCCACGTTTTCATATTCTCGCCGGTGTCGTCGGCAACGGCGTCACGGAACGCCACATTGCCAGCATGTATGTGCCGCCGCATGGGGATATTCATTTTTTTGATCCTAAGGCAAGTGATCGGGAAAAATTTTTCTCGGATAAACTCACTGATCGAAAGTTTAGCTGGCGCCGGCTAATCCCCGCTCTATGGAATGCCTTGTCGCCAAGACCCACATCCTCCTTCACCCTCTCTGATGGGGAAAACGAAAACAGGCCGGCAGTTCATTTTGCCTTGGGCACCCAGTCATTTTTTGACGGGGTTTCCTGCGGTTATCATCATGCGGCGCAACTGCTGGTGTTAAAAGACCTCATCATGCACAAAAAACCTGTGACGGTGGAGGCCTTACTGGACCAACTCCGCAATCCCGTCCATGAAAGCAGTGAGGCGCTGCAGAAAACCCTTTATGAATCAATGGCCACGAACCGCTTTTGGGCGTTCATGAAAAAAGCCTGGCTTGACACATACCTGCCGGATAAAATCGAAGAGGAGCGTCCAGCCCTGCATTTTGGGCATTATTTTATGGGTTGGCCTTCCAAAGAGGGCACTTTGCGCCAAGTAGGGTACTTCCTCACGCTGGGTTTTATTTTTAATCCCTTAATCAACGTGATCAAGTTGCCGGAATTAGTGGCCAATGGCGTATCGGAGTCCTTCAGTTTTCTTAAAAACAGCCTGATAGCCTGGGCTCCAACCCATCCAGCGACGCAATTTTTTCGTAGCGGTCTGTTATTAACCATCATTGCCCTGCAGGGACTGTTTAAAGGCTTGTATTTTGCGATTCGCACAGTGACATCCCCTATCACCAGTTTTAAAGAGGCCTGGCGTGTTCATCCCGCGCTGGGGATTTTAAGCGCTGTTGTTTCATTGAGCGCTTATGCGGCCCTGGTGTATTTTGCCGCGCCTGTTGTGGTGCCGATGCTCATGGCCGCTGCCCCTGCGGCGGCTCCGGTTTTTAATGCACTGGCTTATCCTTTGGTGCAGTTATTCGGTTTGATGGGGGTGTCGCTGGCGACAGGCACGGCGGCTGCAGGGACATTAACGCTGGGTGCTGCCCTTGTTCAGGCGGGTCAATTAGTACTGAATACACTGATTGATGCCGTTGAAACAATCCTCCCCAAAAAAGAAGCAATCGAGAAACCCGTCGAGGATTCACCACTTCCGAAGACCAGCAATGTCAATGACGCGTTAAAGAAAAGAGGAATTACAATTAAAGGAGACCCGCAACAATCAGAAGAAGAAGACGATTTTGAGATTTTAAATCCCTCAAAGCCTGTCGACGGCAATCACGTGTTTCGGTCTGAAAACCCCGTGGATGGGGATGACTTTAGCAATCCGTCCCCGTGCTCCGGCATCGTCTTTTAATCCGCTTGAGATAAGCCGATAAGGATTTTAACCACTGCAGTGTTCTCTGATAGCCCTTGCTTCGGTCAACCAAAGGCTTTAATCGCAGCAATTCATATTCGCGATAATACTGGCTGAGCTTGATCCTTAAGGCGGGAAACTGCTGCCCCAAGGTTCGCAATTGATCATTTAAGGTCGCGGGTGGGGCGACATCAACGCCCAGGGCTTTAAGGTGTTTTTTTAGTCTTGCGTATTCACGCGCCATGGGATCGCGGTAACGGTACTGCTGCCATTGATAAATAAGGCTGCCGATCAATAAAAAAGCGAGGAGAGCTGCGATAGACACCCTGAGTAGAGTTTGTCCATCCCAGTGATTAAGACCAAGCTCCTTTAAAAAGGCACGCTGATTATCGTAATTATAAAAAAGCAGCCACCGCTCCCAGAAAAATTGCAGGGATTCGAGAAACAGCCCAGTCTGCGCAAGCCAGGGGAGCGATCCTTCCTGAGACCATTGCGAGGCGATTGCTTTTCCCTGCTTGTCACGGATGGCCCGATCAATCCGTTCAGGGGCAATGTAGAGTGTCGGATCCAGGCGCCGCCATCCCTTCCCTTCCTGCCAGTATTCAATCCAGGCGTGGGCATCATTCTGCCGTACAGTCAGGTAGTGGGACATGGGATTCCATTGTCCGCCGTGATAACCCACCACCACTCGAGACGGGATCCCCACCGAGCGCAGGATAAAAGCGACCGAGCTGGCGTAATATTCACAATACCCCCGGCGCTGCTCAAACCAGAAATAATCCATCTGATGAAAGCGCCTGGGATTGTTAACCGACAGGCTGTACCAGAACGGTTCATTATGAATGTAATGTTTCAGTTCATTAACGAACGCCTCTGTATCACCCTGTACAGCCTCGAATTGTTGTTTGGCAAAAGCGCGTAATCGCGGGTTGTTGGCGGGCGGTAAATAAGTATTTAATTGCCTGTCTCTGGGAGAAATGGGCAAATAAAAGGGTCTTTTCTCAACGACGGCGTAGGCAAACCGCTGATAGACCTCGCGATCACCCGGCTGCACGAGTCCAACTCCCGGGGCATACAGGAGGTTGGGGTTGGCGGCATAAGGGTAGTCCTGGTAAAAAAGCCATTTTTTCTGATGCGGCTCAAGAAGGATCTGGTAGTCTGCGGTTTGTCCCTGCGGGATTTTTTCAAGGGGAGGAAAATAGGTGCTGTCGCGTTGCAGGGCAGTCCATCGCCAGCCATCGTAGTGACTGAGCACAATGCCACGCCAGTAGAGTGTTGGCAAAAAAGTTGGCTTAAATGTTACCCGCATGACTATCGAATCATCATTGAAAAGCTCATTCATTTTGTCCAGGGTGAGTTCTTCATTAAACCCCAATTGTCCCCGTGACAGGGAGGGCACCTGCCAGAGGGGATTGGTTAATCGTGGAAAAAGATAAAACATCACCAGTGTAATCGGGATCGCTAGCAGCATGTGCCTGACAATCAGTTTGCCGCCTGAGACCCAGGGTGTTTCAGGCGCAACGAGTTTTATCATCAACAACAGATTGGCAAACACAGCAAGGAGAAGGTAAATAAAAATCCATAATTCCTGGTAAACGATGAGGTTTGTCAGGATTAAATAGAAGTTACACAGAATGATGACGCGCAAATCACGCAGGTTTTGCAGTTCCAGACTCTTTAAGGCCACAAAAAGCAGTAAGAAGCCAATAAAAAATTGCCCTGACCACACGGTACCGTATTGCCAGAATAACAAGGCAAGGCATAGCGCAATTAAACCGAGTCTTATTCCGCCTGACGGCAATGGTGCAGGGTAATAGCTTACCAGCAGGCGGTAGCCGATTGCGCTTACGATCATCAGCGACAGCAATACCGGCATGTTCATTCCATGCGGTAAATAGCAGAACATCATCACCAGCAGGGCCAGACGCAGAGTGGGTGTGTACGTGGTTAACTTCATCAGTACGCTGCCAATTGGCGTAAACAGTGTTTTAAATGATTGGCACCCTGAGAATAGGCGGTGCGAATCCCCTTTAATTCAAGTCCATACGCCAACCCCTGTTGCTCAGCCTCAATCAGCCAGTAACTGACATGCTGTAATTTCTGTTCAATGTCCATGGCCGGCAGGTCATCGAGTTTAAACAACCAAAAGCGGCCTTCGGGATTGCTCATCGTTTTAAGATACCAACCCTGACCTCGCGCGGCAATTTTCCAGGCGATGCGATTAACCTGAACCCAGGGATTACTCACTGGCCTCAGGTTTTCCAGATCTTCAATGCCTGCCTGGCTTATTTTATTACTGCCTTCCTCGCTTGAGGCGGCTTGCGGCCAGAAGCCGGGTGACACGGGCTCGGGGTAAACAAAATAGGTTTTGTCAAAAAAAACATAGCCCCAGGTTCGAAAGAGACCAAAGGGAAAAACACTGTGGAATTGGATAGGTGGCAGTGTAAAACAACCGCGTCGTTCGCCTGGCAGATAAAGCGTTAATTCCTTTCCCTCTCCGGGGAGGCAATCGATGGTTTGGTGTGCTTCATGAGGTATGCCGCAGTGCAAACTGAAGCGTTGTCCATGAGCGCTTTTAATAAAGAGCCGCACAACCACGGGTGAGCCTCTGGGTACATCGACAATCTCCGTGCTGGTAATGGTCAAGCCTTTCAGGTTGGCATGGGTGGCCCAGGCACTGATCATGCCGATAATCGCTAAAAAAAACGTAAATAAAAAAATGGCGCTGATTTGGTAATTGATGGCACAAAGAAACAAGGTCAACAACACTGCCCCGTAGGCCCAGCCAAAACCGGAAGGCAGAATGTAGAGGTTAGCATTTTCCAATCGTTGTGGCTCACCCGGGGCATTGCGCCGCTTTGCCCATTGAAACCAATACTGTTTAATGCGATCGGTCATAAGCGTGTTCAAAGCGGAACCTCAACGTGATTAAGTAACATTTCGGCTGGTGAATGCTGAATGTGGGCTTGCTTAATCACCAGGCGGTGATTAACCACTGCCGGCATCACCGCCTGCACATCGTCCAGGCGGACAAAATCGCGTTCCTCGGTTCGGGCATAGGCTTTAGCCGCCCGTACAAGCGCCATGCCTGCTCGCGGACTTAAACCATGATTAAACCAGCCCTGATGGCGGCTGGCGGCCAGAATGGTCTGAATGTAGTCCAACACGGTGTCGGCGACGTGCACTTGAAGGCTTTGTTGTTGCCAGGTCAAAAGCTGTGCAACGGTACTGACTGGCGGCTGCTCAAGAATTTTACCATTTTCCGGTAGTTTCAGCAGTTGCCGTTCTGCTTCCGGGGGAGGGTAGCCAATGCTTAAGCACATCAGGAAACGATCCAGCTGTGATTCCGGTAGAAAGTAGGTGCCGGTTTGATGGGATGGATTTTGGGTGGCAATGACAAAAAAAGGTTCCGGCAGGGGCTGTGTGCCGTTTTCTGTGGTCACCTGGCGTTCTTCCATGGCCTCAAGCAGGGCGCTCTGGGTTCGTGGCGTTGCACGATTCACTTCATCGGCAAGAATGAGTTGTGAAAAAATCGGGCCGGCATGGAAACGAAACTGCTGTGTCGATGCATCAAAAATGGACACACCAATTAAATCACTGGGCAACAGGTCGCTGGTAAACTGAATGCGGCGGTATTGCATGCCGGTAAAATGAGCCAGGGCATGACTGAATGTGGTTTTGCCCATGCCCGGTATGTCTTCAAGAAGCAAATGCCCATTGGCAAGCAGGCAACTTATCCCCAGCCGAATCACTTCTTCTTTCCCGTAAAGGGCTTGGCTAAGTGCTTGTTCTAATTCTTTTATCATAGAGAAAATGATCCTGATTTCGTTACTATTAGTATAGAAAGACTTACTGGGCTTTACAGCCTGAGGTTGCGTAAAAAGTTTCAAAACGCGGTTGGCCTGTGTCTATACTAATAAGAATAAAGGGGTTTATTACCGGCAAGTCGACAGGACGTTATGGAGAGAAGAACAGCATTTAATCCTCTGGCATGCGTGCAGAAGGTCAGTCTATCGTGGCAAGAAATATTCTGAGAGCGCAGGTCAAGTTGCTTTATGATCAAATCCCCGTGGCCTTATTCGGAGAATGCCTGGCGGTTACCTCCATTTGTGTTGCGTTATGGACTGTCTTTGATCAACGGGTGTTGATCGGGTGGCTGCTTTACATGTTCATTGCCTCGGCTGCTTGGCGAGGTTACATTGTCTGGCGTTATCGGCATCATTATGAAGCGCGGAGCCAGAAAGCCTGGCTTACCCTGTTTGTTATTGGAGTATTGATTTCAAGCCTTGGCTGGGGATTTGCAGCCGGTGTCTTCATTCCGGTTGACAGTGTATTTCAACAGAATTTCGTGGTGATCGTGCTGTTAGGCATCACCGCCTCGGCCAGTTCGTATTATTCCCCCATTCGTTCCGTGTACATCGCTTTCCTGTTACCGGCTGTTTTACCCTATGCGTTTTGGCTTTTTGCCCAGGGCGGGGATAATATTCTTCTCGGCTATTGCGTGTTTCTTTATGTTTTTGTCATGCTGGGGTCCTCCCACTACTTGAATTCACTGGTGGTGTCCTCGCTGGAACTGCGTTTAACCAACATTGATTTGGGTTTTAATAACCAGCTTTTGGAAAAAAAGGTGGCGGAGCGCACCAATGCACTGGAAAAATCCTCTGATATCCTGCGTGCCAGCCTTGAATCAAGTGAATTTGGCGTGCTGGTGGTCGATAATCATGGCCATATTGAGTATTTTAACCAGACTTTTCTGGACATGTGGGAAATCCCTCAGGATGTTATCACGGGTTACACTTACCAGGATATCAGCCAGCATATTTTATCCAAACTGGAAAATCCGGACTCCTATGCCCGGAAAATGCAGCATTTTCATGAGCAGTCAGCGCATGAGTGGATCGATGAGCTGACCTGCAAGGACGGTAAATTTTTTGAGCTCTATGTCAAACCTCATGGTGCGGACAGAGGCAAGGCTGGGCATATCTGGCAGTATCGTGACATCAGTGAGCGAAAACAGATGGAGCATCAGCTGGCCTATCAGGCTAATCATGACCTCCTCACCAGTCTCCCGAACCGCACGTTGCTCTATGATCGCATCGAGCAGGGAATCGTTTACGCGCAACGTTTTCAAAATCATTTAACGCTGTTATTCCTTGACGTGGATAATTTTAAAATCATCAATGATTCATTGGGCCATAATGCCGGCGATCAATTGTTGCAGGAGGTCGCTGCCCGTTTAAAGGAGTGTGTACGTAAAAGCGATACGGTATCCCGTTTTGGTGGTGACGAATTTGTTATCCTGTTCATGAACAGCCGCAGGGAAGACATCACTGTGCTTGCTGATCATATTCTTAATAAAGTGACGCAGCCGATTAAACTCAGCGGCCATGACCTTGTTGTCACCACCAGCATCGGCATCAGCACTTACCCTCATCACGGCAAAGATGCCACGACTCTGCTGAAAAACGCGGACATGGCCATGTACTTTGCCAAGCGTCAGGGGAGAAATAATTATCAGCTGTACGATGAAGAAATCAATTACCAATCGCAAAAGAAACTCGAAATTCAAAGCCAGATTCGAAAGGCAATAAAAAACAAAGAATTTTTTATGTTGTATCAACCGATTATCCATATTGAAACGGGTGAAATCTGTGGCGTGGAGGCATTGATGCGCTGGCAACACCCCGATTTGGGTCTCCTGTTACCCAATGACTTTATTCTTGCCGCCGAAGAATGCGGACTCATTGTTCCCTTGGGAGAATGGGGAATCAGGACGGCCTGCCTGCAGAATGCTGCCTGGCAAAAAATGGGGCTGCCGCCAATCCGCATCGCCGTGAACGTGTCCTGCGTGCAGGTCAAGCGCGAGGGATTTATCGATACGCTGGAGGATATTCTTAAACAATCAAGAATGGACCCCGGTTATCTCGAAATCGAATTGACCGAGAGCACACTCATGGACAACACCAAGAAAATCATTTCCCTGTTACTGAAACTGGATTCCATCGGTATTGATTTTGTCATTGATGATTTTGGTACCGGGTATTCCAGCTTGAATTACCTGAAAAAATTCCCGGTAAACAAGCTTAAAATTGATCAGTGCTTTGTCCGTGATTGCACCCATGACAGCAATGATGCGTCCATCGTCGAGGCGATTATTGCCATGGGGCATGGGTTGAAGTTGAAAGTGATTGCCGAAGGGGTCGAAAACAGGGAACAATTGCAACTGCTTAAAGATCTCGGCTGTGATCAGGGGCAGGGCTATTATTTTGCCGAACCCCTGAGTGCCGATGATTTTGCCGACCTGCTTCGCCAGAATACCCTGCGCGCGATTGCCTCGCGCTAGAGGTTAATAGGGCTTACGGTAAGGGACATACACCGGTTCCCAGATGTGAGCGCGAATGCATTTTTCAATGTCAGCCTCGGTTTTATAATCAGCCCATTCACTTTTAACGGCTTCTTTAGCCACCGCCAGAGCCACCCGGTAGGACACTTCCCGCACGTCGTCAAGTGGGGGCAGCAGATTGGCATTTGGGTTTTGCAGGGCTGGCGAGCAGCTGGCTAAGGCTTTGGCGGCGGCCATGAACATTTTATCCGTGACCCGTCTTGCCTGAACGGCAATCAAACCAAGCCCCATGCCCGGGAAAATATAGACATTGTTGGTCTGATCAATACGGAAATCCTGACCGCGACGTTTGATTACGCCAAAAGGACTGCCTGTACCAATGACAGCGCGATCATCAGTCCATTGGATTAAATCCTGAGGAACCGCTTCACTGCGTGAAATCGGGTTGGAGAGTGGCATGATAATCGGACGTTCCACGTGGGCGGCCATTTCCCGAACCAATTCTTCAGTAAAGAGATTGGGCTGGCCGGAAACCCCCAACAGGGCATTGGGATGCAAGTTGCGAATGACGTCCTTTAAGCTGATTTCCGCATTGTTTTCGCATTGCCAGCCTGAAATGGCGGCGCGGGGTTTTAATAGTTGCTGTTGGAAGGGAAGGAGGCCGGTCATGCCCTCGAGCAGCAACCCGTTTCGATCAATCATGTAAATCTGCGACCGCGCCTGCGCTTCCGAAATGCCGTCTTCGATCATGGCATGCACAATCAGTTCGGCAATGCCGCAACCGGCCGATCCGGCGCCGACAATGACAATGCGTTGCTCGCTTAAGCGGATACCGGTCACCTGAACGGCGGCAAACAAGGTGCCTGTGGCGACAGCGGCTGTCCCCTGAATGTCGTCATTGAAGGTGCACAGCTGATCGCGATAGGTATTGAGCAAACGGGTCGCGTTTTGCAGGGCAAAATCCTCCCATTGCAGAAGAATATGGGGAAAACGTTTTTTAAGCGCCTGAACAAAACCATCAACAAAGTCATCGTATTCCTGATCACGAACCCGTTCATGCCGCCAGCCCATGTACAGGGGGTCCTTCAGCAAATCGCTATTATTTGTTCCGGTATCCAGTAACACTGGCAGGGTGGATGCGGGATGAATGCCTGCGCAGGCACAATACAGAGCCAGCTTGCCAATGGGAATGCCCATTCCGCCTGCGCCCTGATCCCCAAGTCCCAGGATGCGTTCGCCATCAGAGACCACGATGGCTTTAACATTATCAAAGCGGGGATTAGCAAGAATCATGTCGATTTTATCGCGGTAGGGGTAGGAAATGAACAAGCCGCGCGGGCGACGATAGATATGACTGAATCGCTGACAGGCGGAGCCCACCACCGGCGTGTAGACAATGGGCATGATTTCAGTGATGTGTTCACAAAGTAAACTATAAAACAGTGTTTCGTTCGAGTCCTGGAGATCGCGCATGTAGATGTATTTTTCCAATTCGCTGCTTTTGCTTTTAAAGGCTTCATAGGAGCGAGCACGCTGCTGGGCGAGGTTGCTTTCCTCAGGAGGCAACAGACCGAATAATTTAAAATCCACCCGTTCCTGGTTGCTGAAACCGGAGCCCTTATTCAGGATGGGGTTGGTAATCAGGGCGAAGTCCGTTGTTTTAACTTCGTAATAAATTTGCCCGTTGTCATCGGTTAATTGTTTATAATCCATCGAATTCTCCCTGAATAATGGCTTACCTTAAGTCTAGAGTTAAATGTTACTTTTTGTTTAATTTTTCAGTGATTTCTTCCACACTGGCCGGTGACCCAAAATACGCGCCCTGACCGTAGCGGCAGCCGACGCTGAGTAATTTATCAACAGTCACTTCGTCGGGAATGCCACAGGCCATGACACTCAATTCAAGAGCCGCGGCCATCTGAATGATGGTATGAACGATGCGCGTTTTCTTTTCATCCTGGACCATTTTTACCACAAAGGAGCGATCAATTTTGACTTCGCGTATGGGGAAATTGGTCAGGTAGACAAAGGAGGTGTAGCCAGTGGAAAAGTCCTTAATGGCAATTTGAATGCCCAGTTGCGTCAGCGGCATCAACGTGTGCAACGCACGGGCCTGATCACTCAGGCATGCTTTTTCGGTCAGGGCCAATTTCAGGTATTTTCCGTCAAGCTGGTGGGCAGTCAGCAAATCCTTAATCGTCGTCACCAGTTCCGGGTCGCCAATGTCCATGATCGACAAATCGACTTCGCCGTAGAGAGTATGGCCCTCTTTGTGCCAGAGAGACAATTGCTTGATTAATGTTTTTAACGAGAAAAAAGTGACTTTTTTGGCATAGCGGGTGTCGTTCATTAACTGGAAGAGCTTTTCTTCATTTAAAATTTCCCAATCAGCCAAATCCAGTTTGACTGAGCCTTCGACGCCGACTAGTTTTCCCGTGGCCAGTTCATAATGAGGCTGGAGCTGGATGACAGCCTGTTCAGCATCCATGATTTGTTCAAATTCATCCAGCATTTCCCGATTGATGGTGGTTCTTTCCTGAATGTCTTTGTGGTAAATCGCATAAGGCTTGCCCTCTTTTTTAGCAAAATAAATGCTGTCCGTGGCATGCATCATCAGCGTTTCAGCCTTGGTGCCATGGGTAGGGTAAAGGGCGGCGCCAATGGTGGTCATGATGTTCATGTTAATGCCTTCAATCATGAAGTTGACGGAGGTGTATTGCTGAATTCGATGCAGCAGTTCATCGATGTCCTGATGGGGGCTTAAACGCGGCAGGAGAATGGCAAATTCATCATTCCTTAACCGGGCGATCACATTCATGCCCATGTAGGCTTCGAGCATAAAAGGTTCAATCAGCAGGCTTTTTAACTTTTCGGCAAACTGTTTAAGAAAGCTGTTGGAATGAAACGTACCAAAACTGTAGCTAATCTCTTTGAAATCACTGATGCTTAAGACAAAAACGGCTGCCCTGCTTTCCTGATTTTCCTGTTCAATTTGAGTGATGGCCTGTTTGATTCTTTCCACAAACAGCTTGTAGTTTGGCAGGTTGGTCAGGCTGTCGTGGGTGCTTTCGTACTTGAGCTTGATTTCAAGATCGTCTTTTTTACTGGTTAATTCGCGGGTTTTATCACGAAGGATGGTTTCAGCCTTGTGCACAAGGCCATAGCAGAAGGATTGCCCCCAGTAAGCAAACATAAAGGGAGTGAGATCAAGGGCCCAAATGGCGGGATTGGTGGTCTGGGCTAAGACAATGCTCTCGAGGGAGATGTTGCCTGTGATTTGATACGCGACAATCAATGTCGCGATTAAAATACTTCCCAGCGAAATCAGCAAGCCAAGCAGCGAATACCGGTTCACATGGCTTTTCAAAACTTCCGAGTTAAGAATGGACATGGTGGAGTCACTCTTCTTTTTCTTGATAACCTTGTTTCGACAGGATTTAAAAAACCTTTAAGTTGGATTTGCCTAAACTTCATGCGTGGGCAAATCCATGGAATTTACAGGTTCACGGAAGGGGTAGTGTCGGAGCGATGTGCTGCGGCATTGAGCATAATAAGATGATGC
This Legionella sp. MW5194 DNA region includes the following protein-coding sequences:
- a CDS encoding bifunctional diguanylate cyclase/phosphodiesterase, encoding MARNILRAQVKLLYDQIPVALFGECLAVTSICVALWTVFDQRVLIGWLLYMFIASAAWRGYIVWRYRHHYEARSQKAWLTLFVIGVLISSLGWGFAAGVFIPVDSVFQQNFVVIVLLGITASASSYYSPIRSVYIAFLLPAVLPYAFWLFAQGGDNILLGYCVFLYVFVMLGSSHYLNSLVVSSLELRLTNIDLGFNNQLLEKKVAERTNALEKSSDILRASLESSEFGVLVVDNHGHIEYFNQTFLDMWEIPQDVITGYTYQDISQHILSKLENPDSYARKMQHFHEQSAHEWIDELTCKDGKFFELYVKPHGADRGKAGHIWQYRDISERKQMEHQLAYQANHDLLTSLPNRTLLYDRIEQGIVYAQRFQNHLTLLFLDVDNFKIINDSLGHNAGDQLLQEVAARLKECVRKSDTVSRFGGDEFVILFMNSRREDITVLADHILNKVTQPIKLSGHDLVVTTSIGISTYPHHGKDATTLLKNADMAMYFAKRQGRNNYQLYDEEINYQSQKKLEIQSQIRKAIKNKEFFMLYQPIIHIETGEICGVEALMRWQHPDLGLLLPNDFILAAEECGLIVPLGEWGIRTACLQNAAWQKMGLPPIRIAVNVSCVQVKREGFIDTLEDILKQSRMDPGYLEIELTESTLMDNTKKIISLLLKLDSIGIDFVIDDFGTGYSSLNYLKKFPVNKLKIDQCFVRDCTHDSNDASIVEAIIAMGHGLKLKVIAEGVENREQLQLLKDLGCDQGQGYYFAEPLSADDFADLLRQNTLRAIASR
- a CDS encoding NAD-dependent malic enzyme, giving the protein MDYKQLTDDNGQIYYEVKTTDFALITNPILNKGSGFSNQERVDFKLFGLLPPEESNLAQQRARSYEAFKSKSSELEKYIYMRDLQDSNETLFYSLLCEHITEIMPIVYTPVVGSACQRFSHIYRRPRGLFISYPYRDKIDMILANPRFDNVKAIVVSDGERILGLGDQGAGGMGIPIGKLALYCACAGIHPASTLPVLLDTGTNNSDLLKDPLYMGWRHERVRDQEYDDFVDGFVQALKKRFPHILLQWEDFALQNATRLLNTYRDQLCTFNDDIQGTAAVATGTLFAAVQVTGIRLSEQRIVIVGAGSAGCGIAELIVHAMIEDGISEAQARSQIYMIDRNGLLLEGMTGLLPFQQQLLKPRAAISGWQCENNAEISLKDVIRNLHPNALLGVSGQPNLFTEELVREMAAHVERPIIMPLSNPISRSEAVPQDLIQWTDDRAVIGTGSPFGVIKRRGQDFRIDQTNNVYIFPGMGLGLIAVQARRVTDKMFMAAAKALASCSPALQNPNANLLPPLDDVREVSYRVALAVAKEAVKSEWADYKTEADIEKCIRAHIWEPVYVPYRKPY
- a CDS encoding bifunctional diguanylate cyclase/phosphodiesterase, with product MSILNSEVLKSHVNRYSLLGLLISLGSILIATLIVAYQITGNISLESIVLAQTTNPAIWALDLTPFMFAYWGQSFCYGLVHKAETILRDKTRELTSKKDDLEIKLKYESTHDSLTNLPNYKLFVERIKQAITQIEQENQESRAAVFVLSISDFKEISYSFGTFHSNSFLKQFAEKLKSLLIEPFMLEAYMGMNVIARLRNDEFAILLPRLSPHQDIDELLHRIQQYTSVNFMIEGINMNIMTTIGAALYPTHGTKAETLMMHATDSIYFAKKEGKPYAIYHKDIQERTTINREMLDEFEQIMDAEQAVIQLQPHYELATGKLVGVEGSVKLDLADWEILNEEKLFQLMNDTRYAKKVTFFSLKTLIKQLSLWHKEGHTLYGEVDLSIMDIGDPELVTTIKDLLTAHQLDGKYLKLALTEKACLSDQARALHTLMPLTQLGIQIAIKDFSTGYTSFVYLTNFPIREVKIDRSFVVKMVQDEKKTRIVHTIIQMAAALELSVMACGIPDEVTVDKLLSVGCRYGQGAYFGSPASVEEITEKLNKK